A window from Argopecten irradians isolate NY chromosome 3, Ai_NY, whole genome shotgun sequence encodes these proteins:
- the LOC138318501 gene encoding sperm-associated microtubule inner protein 10-like, giving the protein MAGPQGRKNINQKFAESLYKYSRPRIPEYSRLHSVVPRLYVQEWKTDMKNRELIVKNAELGGIPHVEHDENMFLEKREQMHYNVEDRNRVEGKYKMPSRERLLQPDFHHETSKYQSELMFRRAEAISD; this is encoded by the exons ATGGCAGGACCACAGGGCCGTAAAAATATCAATCAAAAATTTGCTGAAAGTCTTTACAAATACAGTCGTCCGAG AATACCTGAATATTCTCGCCTCCATTCAGTGGTGCCACGTCTGTATGTTCAAGAATGGAAGACTGACATGAAGAACAGAGAGCTTATAgtaaag AATGCAGAGCTTGGAGGCATTCCCCACGTAGAACATGATGAAAATATGTTCTTGGAAAAGCGTGAACAAATGCACTACAATGTTGAGGATCGAAATCGTGTGGAAGGGAAGTACAAAATGCCAAGTAGAGAAAGACTACTGCAGCCTGATTTCCACCATGAAACCTCAAAATATCAGAGTGAACTTATGTTCCGCAGAGCTGAAGCAATCTCGGATTAA
- the LOC138318500 gene encoding uncharacterized protein isoform X2, whose product MREMLPVNATSSTERILTPKTGPNSDCDPSTTVHVDAFLYDEDVIDNLCDEGKMRRNYCEQCGSKEISPLTFITHSASVKQIKYIFCHLLPSLGGKSVLDIGSRTGAVLYAAHLYSDASRIVGVELDKSFCELQQKMVDKYGFSDRIQILHKNIMNYLQQLQEFDVIIMNNVFEFFMDIKVQRQVWQTLYKHIKKPGTKLITVPSIEESLESLQLNLKLSRWLKEIDVKDVCKQSNVLLYGLESPDEDELSSIHLYEVLPRT is encoded by the exons ATGAGGGAGATGTTACCAGTCAATGCAACCTCTTCCACAGAGCGCATCCTTACACCTAAGACTGGACCC aattctGACTGTGATCCTTCTACCACTGTTCATGTTGACGCCTTCTTGTACGATGAGGATGTCATTGACAATCTGTGTGATGAGGGGAAGATGAGGAGGAACTATTGTGAACAATGTGGCTCTAAGGAGATCAGTCCACTAA CTTTTATTACTCACTCTGCATCAGTGAAACagattaaatacattttctgcCACCTTCTGCCTAGCCTTGGTGGGAAATCTGTGCTAGACATTGGATCAAGGACAGGCGCAGTACTGTACGCA GCACATCTTTACAGCGATGCTAGTAGAATAGTAGGTGTGGAATTGGACAAAAGCTTCTGTGAACTACAACAAAAGATGGTTGACAAATATGGATTTTCAGATagaatacag ATTTTGCACAAAAACATAATGAATTATCTTCAGCAGCTGCAAGAGT TTGATGTAATAATCATGAATAACGTTTTTGAATTCTTCATGGACATCAAAGTTCAGAGACA AGTTTGGCAGACACTGTATAAACACATAAAGAAACCAGGAACAAAGCTAATTACTGTCCCAAGTATAGAAGAAAGTCTGGAAAGTTTGCAG CTGAACTTGAAGTTGTCTCGATGGCTGAAAGAGATTGATGTGAAAGATGTGTGTAAACAATCCAACGTTCTACTGTATGGACTGGAGTCACCAGATGAGGACGAACTCTCATCTATCCACCTCTACGAGGTTCTACCCAGGACTTAA